The Nocardioides campestrisoli genome includes a window with the following:
- a CDS encoding citrate synthase 2, with translation MTEVHHGLEGVIAFESEIAEPDKEGSALRYRGVDIEEIVGRVPFENVWGLLIDGSYTPGLPPAEAYNLPVHTGDVRVDVQAAIAMLAPAFGFGQTYDISDEQAREDLARVAVMVLSYAAQSARGLHRPVVTQRVVDEGRTLAEKFLLRWKGEADPKHVKAIDAYWSSAAEHGMNASTFTARVITSTGADVAAAFSGAIGAMSGPLHGGAPSRVLGMIEDVEKTGDARAYVKKLLDDGERLMGFGHRVYRAEDPRARVLRRTARELSAPRYEVAEALEKAALAELRERRPDRVLETNVEFWAAIVLDFAEVPAHMFTSMFTCARTGGWSAHILEQKRTGRLIRPSAIYTGPQARPASAIEGWNPDWSA, from the coding sequence ATGACCGAGGTGCACCACGGACTCGAAGGCGTCATCGCCTTCGAGAGCGAGATCGCTGAGCCTGACAAGGAGGGCTCGGCCCTTCGTTACCGTGGCGTCGACATCGAGGAGATCGTCGGACGCGTCCCCTTCGAGAACGTCTGGGGACTGCTGATCGACGGCTCCTACACCCCGGGCCTGCCGCCGGCCGAGGCCTACAACCTCCCCGTCCACACCGGCGACGTGCGGGTCGACGTGCAGGCGGCCATCGCCATGCTCGCCCCCGCGTTCGGCTTCGGCCAGACCTACGACATCAGCGACGAGCAGGCCCGCGAGGACCTGGCCCGCGTCGCGGTGATGGTGCTCTCGTACGCCGCCCAGTCGGCGCGCGGCCTGCACCGTCCGGTCGTCACCCAGAGGGTCGTCGACGAGGGCCGCACCCTGGCGGAGAAGTTCCTGCTGCGGTGGAAGGGCGAGGCCGACCCGAAGCACGTCAAGGCGATCGACGCCTACTGGTCCTCGGCGGCCGAGCACGGCATGAACGCCTCCACCTTCACCGCGCGGGTGATCACCTCCACCGGCGCCGACGTGGCGGCCGCTTTCTCCGGCGCGATCGGCGCGATGAGCGGCCCGCTGCACGGCGGCGCCCCCTCGCGGGTGCTGGGGATGATCGAGGACGTGGAGAAGACCGGCGACGCCCGGGCCTACGTCAAGAAGCTGCTCGACGACGGCGAGCGCCTGATGGGCTTCGGCCACCGCGTCTACCGCGCCGAGGACCCGCGTGCCCGCGTCCTGCGCCGGACGGCCCGCGAGCTGTCCGCACCGCGCTACGAGGTCGCCGAGGCGCTGGAGAAGGCGGCCCTGGCCGAGCTGCGCGAGCGTCGCCCCGACCGGGTGCTGGAGACCAACGTCGAGTTCTGGGCCGCCATCGTCCTGGACTTCGCCGAGGTGCCGGCCCACATGTTCACCTCGATGTTCACCTGCGCCCGCACGGGTGGCTGGTCGGCGCACATCCTGGAGCAGAAGCGCACCGGCCGGCTGATCCGGCCGTCCGCGATCTACACCGGGCCGCAGGCGCGCCCCGCCTCGGCGATCGAGGGCTGGAACCCCGACTGGTCCGCCTGA
- a CDS encoding DUF5709 domain-containing protein, producing MTEQPDVPTEIGTDPAVDDSGDANGELYHGYSVDDEDQPQGDGDSLVSDRGLPDPLDEGYSPPEKWSAAQRFGNTPYEEATGETLDQRVAQEVPEPDPYEAAAEAESAEDVDDGEVGSERAGRLVDPDRGIGEDTEKDLVGEDVGIDGAGASAEEAAMHVVDDDE from the coding sequence ATGACCGAGCAGCCCGACGTCCCCACCGAGATCGGTACCGACCCCGCGGTGGACGACTCAGGTGACGCCAACGGCGAGCTCTACCACGGCTACAGCGTGGACGACGAGGACCAGCCGCAGGGCGACGGCGACAGCCTGGTCAGTGACCGTGGCCTGCCCGACCCCCTGGACGAGGGCTACTCCCCGCCGGAGAAGTGGTCGGCCGCTCAGCGGTTCGGCAACACGCCGTACGAGGAGGCGACCGGGGAGACCCTGGACCAGCGGGTCGCCCAGGAGGTCCCGGAGCCCGACCCCTACGAGGCGGCCGCCGAGGCCGAGTCGGCGGAGGACGTCGACGACGGCGAGGTGGGCAGCGAGCGGGCCGGCCGGCTGGTCGACCCCGACCGCGGCATCGGTGAGGACACCGAGAAGGACCTGGTCGGCGAGGACGTCGGCATCGACGGCGCGGGCGCCAGCGCCGAGGAGGCCGCGATGCACGTCGTCGACGACGACGAGTAG
- a CDS encoding GNAT family N-acetyltransferase: MTTALPAALRFERRALTHPDAVRLIDEVQAEYVALYGGPDSAPIDDTEFAGDAGRFYVGYLGDEPVAMGAWRRLARAPSDQPEPCAEVKRMYVAAAYRRRGLARQVLALLEREAAAAGTRSLVLETGLRQPEAMRLYESCGYRPIPNYGHYRDSGLSRCFGKTLGPADTP, from the coding sequence ATGACCACCGCCCTGCCCGCCGCCCTCAGGTTCGAGCGGCGTGCGCTGACCCACCCGGACGCCGTCCGGCTGATCGACGAGGTGCAGGCCGAGTACGTGGCGCTCTACGGCGGTCCGGACAGCGCCCCGATCGACGACACGGAGTTCGCCGGGGACGCCGGTCGGTTCTACGTGGGCTACCTGGGCGACGAGCCGGTGGCGATGGGGGCGTGGCGGCGGCTGGCCCGGGCGCCGTCCGACCAGCCCGAGCCCTGCGCGGAGGTGAAGCGGATGTACGTCGCCGCGGCGTACCGCCGCCGTGGCCTGGCCCGCCAGGTGCTCGCGCTGCTCGAGCGCGAGGCTGCGGCCGCCGGCACCCGGAGCCTGGTCCTCGAGACCGGGCTGCGCCAGCCCGAGGCGATGCGGCTCTACGAGTCCTGCGGGTACCGGCCGATCCCGAACTACGGCCACTACCGCGACTCCGGGCTGTCCCGGTGCTTCGGCAAGACGCTCGGTCCAGCCGACACGCCGTAG